From Methanocorpusculum sp., the proteins below share one genomic window:
- a CDS encoding DUF3427 domain-containing protein — MNDEHLCKALKRLSYVSSPAYISFLYHLLRADNDPLFEDDFTMLNMFYYSLYQDTPDEIGFKDPMDFVQALREHTEGYKEFLDYLSIQYTEQKPLKNKIDLGYDCVLDLYSRYSRNEILAAFDYWNWSKRPAMREGVIYLPDKKTDLFFVTLKKTEDEYSSTTTYEDYFIDKEQFHWQSQNSTPDTSSVGQRYINHAEMGTQVLLFVREQKMKEGKSVPYVFLGKVSYVKHEGSKPMNIIWKLEKPVPDEIYAELYVDRSESSDESGIDSPGKSIKKVQTSMPAYYVEDGFHLLFSIENSESSDVVEEAREVIEFEVKIIKDKDTLSISAPNAVSLIKKNFLGYTIETQSTLLSQELGLSDKVLTTRNSLKNIQQLALSPFDSTILRLTNNCTFPSLSLALEMILGCRWEDCPTFDVLPAESVWKFSFDKSSLQSSVVMQSPEIVGDRVGMGEENISLPKETILESLSREDELPIIRDGESEKINLDVGFENPPMTTDMGHDEGKQSLTADSANDNSSSLISNYSISLEGELLVIKSGDASAKVKKANGRYFLLQGSTFNNSLRTLATHDALKQKQKLIFEGYLTSISKSLWKLGSFNAVFNDLHTIVEMVVGFPCDPNEVLTKESELFRRKEGGLEPYSADGGENAYHTKIDERIIISQYETVSKGEMNTFKSYNAQITKEKSEETSLINQFTETQKIFINAFTSTRTTRSFTVKDKHHIILEMHSPYPPVMKVCIVDLIFSPETMSYDLCNLSAISLPSDIDILLCGYIADKKTFVIWDLEYYSNNKQYNHYLSIPISFLDDVTYDMILVQEIGETENEKIFLSPANLLRKAIRARYDEKAERDRWNS; from the coding sequence ATGAATGATGAGCATTTATGCAAAGCTTTGAAAAGGCTATCATACGTCTCATCTCCTGCCTATATTTCGTTTTTATATCATCTGCTTCGTGCTGACAACGATCCATTGTTTGAAGATGACTTCACGATGCTGAATATGTTCTATTACTCCCTCTATCAAGATACGCCAGACGAAATTGGGTTTAAAGATCCAATGGACTTTGTGCAAGCTCTTCGGGAGCACACTGAGGGATATAAAGAATTTCTCGATTATTTGTCTATACAATATACTGAACAGAAACCACTCAAGAACAAAATAGATCTTGGTTATGACTGCGTGTTGGATTTGTATTCTCGCTATTCTCGCAATGAGATCTTAGCTGCGTTTGATTACTGGAATTGGTCAAAACGTCCTGCAATGCGTGAAGGAGTGATCTATCTTCCAGATAAAAAGACGGATCTGTTCTTTGTCACTCTGAAAAAGACAGAGGATGAATATTCCTCAACTACGACTTACGAGGATTATTTTATTGATAAAGAACAGTTCCATTGGCAATCTCAAAACTCAACCCCGGATACCTCCTCTGTTGGTCAAAGATATATCAATCATGCAGAAATGGGAACTCAGGTTCTTTTGTTTGTTCGTGAGCAAAAGATGAAGGAGGGGAAGTCTGTCCCTTATGTTTTTCTTGGGAAGGTTTCGTATGTGAAACATGAGGGTTCAAAACCGATGAATATCATCTGGAAGTTGGAGAAGCCGGTTCCGGATGAGATTTATGCGGAGCTATATGTGGATCGGAGCGAGTCTTCAGATGAGAGTGGAATAGATAGTCCTGGGAAATCCATAAAGAAAGTGCAGACATCCATGCCTGCGTATTATGTGGAAGATGGATTTCATCTACTATTTTCAATAGAAAATTCGGAGAGTTCTGACGTAGTTGAGGAAGCGAGAGAAGTGATTGAGTTTGAAGTAAAGATCATCAAAGATAAGGATACCCTTTCTATTTCTGCCCCGAATGCAGTCTCTCTCATTAAGAAGAATTTTTTGGGATACACTATCGAAACTCAATCCACTCTCCTAAGCCAGGAGCTTGGTCTTTCAGATAAAGTTTTGACAACACGTAATTCCCTAAAAAATATTCAGCAGTTAGCTCTCAGTCCATTTGATTCGACGATATTACGTTTGACAAATAATTGTACGTTCCCTTCTCTTTCTTTGGCTCTGGAAATGATTCTAGGATGTAGATGGGAGGATTGTCCTACTTTTGATGTTTTACCCGCAGAATCCGTGTGGAAATTTTCGTTTGATAAGTCAAGTCTGCAGTCTTCTGTTGTTATGCAATCACCGGAAATCGTTGGTGATAGGGTAGGGATGGGTGAGGAAAATATTAGTCTCCCAAAAGAGACAATATTGGAATCTCTCTCTCGTGAAGATGAACTCCCTATTATTAGAGATGGAGAATCTGAAAAAATCAACCTGGATGTTGGATTTGAGAATCCCCCTATGACTACAGACATGGGACATGATGAGGGAAAACAGAGTCTCACTGCTGATTCAGCCAACGACAATAGTTCTTCTCTGATATCAAATTACTCAATATCTCTTGAGGGAGAGTTGCTTGTGATTAAATCAGGAGATGCATCTGCTAAAGTTAAAAAAGCAAATGGACGGTATTTCTTATTACAGGGATCTACCTTCAACAATAGTTTGCGTACTTTAGCAACACATGATGCTCTTAAACAAAAACAGAAGCTCATCTTTGAAGGATATTTAACATCAATATCCAAATCTTTGTGGAAGCTCGGATCATTTAATGCGGTATTTAATGATCTTCATACAATCGTTGAAATGGTTGTAGGATTCCCGTGTGATCCTAATGAGGTATTAACTAAAGAATCTGAGTTATTCAGGAGGAAAGAGGGGGGATTAGAACCTTATAGTGCAGACGGAGGAGAGAATGCATACCATACTAAAATAGATGAAAGAATCATAATATCACAATATGAAACAGTATCCAAAGGGGAGATGAACACTTTTAAGTCTTACAATGCCCAAATCACAAAAGAAAAATCAGAAGAAACTTCACTCATTAATCAATTTACAGAGACGCAAAAGATATTCATTAATGCCTTTACAAGTACGCGAACAACACGCTCTTTCACAGTAAAAGATAAGCACCATATTATATTAGAAATGCATTCTCCCTATCCTCCAGTAATGAAGGTGTGTATTGTAGACTTGATCTTTTCACCCGAAACTATGTCTTATGATCTATGTAATTTATCAGCTATTTCCCTCCCCTCAGATATTGATATATTACTCTGTGGATATATTGCAGATAAAAAGACCTTTGTAATCTGGGATCTGGAATATTATTCAAATAATAAACAATATAATCATTATTTATCAATACCGATTTCTTTCTTAGATGATGTCACATACGACATGATACTTGTTCAGGAAATTGGAGAAACCGAGAATGAGAAAATTTTTCTATCACCAGCAAATCTCCTTAGAAAAGCTATTCGTGCAAGATATGATGAAAAAGCAGAAAGAGACCGTTGGAATAGTTAA
- a CDS encoding HNH endonuclease — protein MTAPRLLPGIRLQDLVVMTKLTSRDWTLDPAKGEFISTRTGKPIRFHTNDGGYQVVSVRFRGRRVMVLRHRAVYIAGACRTYSDLPTDFDLQVDHINGDLTDCRFENLRLITARENNRPRSGYMLRFFSSDEVARLRERYAAGVSPQEMAEEYGVTRGTVWRLVTRRTYKEVP, from the coding sequence ATGACTGCACCCCGGCTACTTCCCGGCATCCGGCTCCAGGACCTCGTCGTCATGACCAAGCTCACATCCCGGGACTGGACCCTCGACCCTGCCAAAGGCGAGTTCATCTCGACCCGGACCGGAAAACCCATCCGGTTCCACACAAACGACGGCGGCTACCAGGTGGTCTCCGTCCGATTCCGGGGACGCCGGGTCATGGTATTGCGGCACCGTGCCGTCTACATCGCCGGAGCCTGCCGGACCTACAGTGATCTCCCGACCGACTTCGATCTCCAGGTCGACCACATAAATGGCGACCTCACCGACTGCCGGTTCGAAAACCTCCGGCTCATCACCGCACGGGAAAACAATCGTCCCCGGTCCGGGTATATGCTCAGGTTTTTCAGCAGTGACGAGGTCGCCAGGCTTCGGGAGAGGTATGCCGCGGGTGTTTCGCCGCAGGAAATGGCCGAGGAGTACGGGGTCACGCGGGGCACGGTCTGGCGGCTCGTGACCCGCCGCACCTATAAGGAGGTGCCGTGA